Proteins co-encoded in one Oncorhynchus tshawytscha isolate Ot180627B linkage group LG34, Otsh_v2.0, whole genome shotgun sequence genomic window:
- the LOC112231653 gene encoding perilipin-2-like isoform X1, translated as MVQGTSQERMWFYEEHAGKSLAGPNMMPGNLNSSQNVVFRLANLPMVSSACALVSVLYCDTKHNHPYIRSLCKVVEISVTTLSSVACNSATPIIIKLEPQISVVNDLACKGLDKLESTLPVLQQPSQQIVSDVKNIMMEAKDAVVIAVYGAKNCMYYTLTGMVAMTKGASGGRANIVSLEPAVQLVSMGLKNALSLSETLVDQALPPTDEEMEDEVKTVKGFDVVAAARPSSPVRLVSLTVKLCRRAYHQAEEKMRFVKVCCQKSLNLLQHTMHLDNLGALVEWTSNLQEKEDKETERVVIHCLNVSPSVSHQLQRNCLTLACSLQNLPATSSSRLCVCCFLPHRS; from the exons ATGGTGCAAGGGACATCGCAAGAAAGAATGTGGTTTTACGAAGAACATGCAGGTAAAAGTTTGGCAG GGCCAAATATGATGCCTGGGAATCTTAACTCGAGTCAG AATGTGGTCTTTCGTTTGGCTAACCTCCCCATGGTTAGTTCAGCGTGTGCACTCGTATCTGTCTTGTATTGTGACACCAAGCACAACCACCCCTACATCCGATCGTTGTGTAAAGTGGTGGAGATTAGTGTGACGACCTTATCCTCCGTAGCCTGTAACAGTGCCACCCCCATCATCATTAAGCTAGAGCCCCAAA TTTCTGTTGTGAATGATCTTGCATGCAAAGGCCTGGATAAGCTTGAGAGTACGTTGCCAGTGCTTCAACAGCCTTCACAGCAG ATTGTTTCAGATGTGAAGAatataatgatggaggccaaagATGCTGTAGTCATTGCTGTCTACGGAGCAAAGAACTGCATGTATTACACCCTGACTGGCATGGTTGCGATGACAAAAGGAGCAAGTGGTGGGAGAGCCAACATTGTGTCCCTGGAACCTGCTGTCCAGCTGGTTAGTATGGGACTGAAAAATGCACTGAGCCTGTCAGAAACCCTGGTGGACCAAGCCCTTCCTCCGACCGATGAAGAGATGG AAGATGAGGTCAAGACTGTGAAGGGCTTTGATGTTGTTGCCGCCGCCAGGCCCAGCTCTCCTGTCCGACTGGTTTCCCTCACGGTCAAGCTGTGTCGACGAGCATACCACCAGGCAGAGGAGAAGATGCGCTTTGTCAAAGTCTGCTGTCAGAAATCCCTCAACTTGCTTCAGCACACCATGCACTTG GACAATCTTGGCGCCTTGGTGGAATGGACTAGTAACCTTCAAGAGAAGGAAGACAAGGAGACCGAG CGGGTGGTTATCCACTGCCTGAATGTCTCTCCCAGTGTGAGTCACCAGCTACAGAGAAACTGTCTGACCCTGGCCTGCAGCCTACAAAATCTCCCCGCTACCTCCAgcagcaggctgtgtgtgtgctgctttCTGCCTCACAGATCTTAA
- the LOC112231653 gene encoding perilipin-2-like isoform X2, protein MVQGTSQERMWFYEEHAGPNMMPGNLNSSQNVVFRLANLPMVSSACALVSVLYCDTKHNHPYIRSLCKVVEISVTTLSSVACNSATPIIIKLEPQISVVNDLACKGLDKLESTLPVLQQPSQQIVSDVKNIMMEAKDAVVIAVYGAKNCMYYTLTGMVAMTKGASGGRANIVSLEPAVQLVSMGLKNALSLSETLVDQALPPTDEEMEDEVKTVKGFDVVAAARPSSPVRLVSLTVKLCRRAYHQAEEKMRFVKVCCQKSLNLLQHTMHLDNLGALVEWTSNLQEKEDKETERVVIHCLNVSPSVSHQLQRNCLTLACSLQNLPATSSSRLCVCCFLPHRS, encoded by the exons ATGGTGCAAGGGACATCGCAAGAAAGAATGTGGTTTTACGAAGAACATGCAG GGCCAAATATGATGCCTGGGAATCTTAACTCGAGTCAG AATGTGGTCTTTCGTTTGGCTAACCTCCCCATGGTTAGTTCAGCGTGTGCACTCGTATCTGTCTTGTATTGTGACACCAAGCACAACCACCCCTACATCCGATCGTTGTGTAAAGTGGTGGAGATTAGTGTGACGACCTTATCCTCCGTAGCCTGTAACAGTGCCACCCCCATCATCATTAAGCTAGAGCCCCAAA TTTCTGTTGTGAATGATCTTGCATGCAAAGGCCTGGATAAGCTTGAGAGTACGTTGCCAGTGCTTCAACAGCCTTCACAGCAG ATTGTTTCAGATGTGAAGAatataatgatggaggccaaagATGCTGTAGTCATTGCTGTCTACGGAGCAAAGAACTGCATGTATTACACCCTGACTGGCATGGTTGCGATGACAAAAGGAGCAAGTGGTGGGAGAGCCAACATTGTGTCCCTGGAACCTGCTGTCCAGCTGGTTAGTATGGGACTGAAAAATGCACTGAGCCTGTCAGAAACCCTGGTGGACCAAGCCCTTCCTCCGACCGATGAAGAGATGG AAGATGAGGTCAAGACTGTGAAGGGCTTTGATGTTGTTGCCGCCGCCAGGCCCAGCTCTCCTGTCCGACTGGTTTCCCTCACGGTCAAGCTGTGTCGACGAGCATACCACCAGGCAGAGGAGAAGATGCGCTTTGTCAAAGTCTGCTGTCAGAAATCCCTCAACTTGCTTCAGCACACCATGCACTTG GACAATCTTGGCGCCTTGGTGGAATGGACTAGTAACCTTCAAGAGAAGGAAGACAAGGAGACCGAG CGGGTGGTTATCCACTGCCTGAATGTCTCTCCCAGTGTGAGTCACCAGCTACAGAGAAACTGTCTGACCCTGGCCTGCAGCCTACAAAATCTCCCCGCTACCTCCAgcagcaggctgtgtgtgtgctgctttCTGCCTCACAGATCTTAA